A stretch of DNA from Arthrobacter jiangjiafuii:
CGACCGCCGACGGCACGGAGTACCCCATGGAACCGTTGCGGGCGCTGACCATCGAGGCGTACCGCTTCGTGGGGAAGTACCGGTGGGCCCAGTTGGTGTGCTCGCCCGCGCCCAGGGTGACCATGGCGTCGTCGGGCAGCGTGGGCACCAGATGTGCCATCAGCGTGTCCATCTTCGCCGGCCCCTGGCCGGGGGCGGCCGTCGGCAGGGCGGCGAATGATTCCTGTTCACCGCGCATGCGGGAGGTCCAGGCTTTCCATTCGTCCTTGACCGGCAGATCCATCAGCACCAGGTCACGGACAAAGACGTCCGGCTTGGCGACGATCTGGTAGGAGACCGGACCGGAGCGGCCGCGCAGCGAGGGATCGATTGTGACGAGGAAGTTCTTCTTGCCCCAGTCCTGCCGGGCGACAAAGCCATCGGTGAGCACGTCACCGGGCACGGTGCCGACAAAGACCAGCAGGTCCGTCTCTTCGAGCAGGTCGTAGGTGGGCTTCGGCCGGCCGTACCCGATCGGTCCGACGTAGGAGGGTGAGTCAAAGGGTACGGTTCCTTCGCAGCGCCATTCGGCGGCGGCGGGGAGGTGGTGTTCCTCCAGCCACCGGGTGAGGGCATCCGCGCCTTCCTGCGTCCAGTCATTGCCACCGGTGACAAACAGCGGCTTGTCCGCTTCCTTCAGCGCAGCCTGCAGCGCTTTCCAATCCGTCACGGTCATGCCGCCGGGAGCAACAGGAATCGGCGGATGCAGGACGGCGCTGATTTCCTTGCGGATGATGTCTTCGGGAAGGCCGACGACGACGGGGCCGGGACGGCCGCTCATGGCGGCAAAGATCGCCTCGGCCACAATCTCGGAGGCCCGCTCCGGGTGGTCCAGGACCATGACGCGTTTGGCTCCCGTGTCGAACCAGGCTTTGATATCGAACTCCTGGAAAGCTTCACGGTCCCGGTGCTCAAACGGAATCAGGCCCACAAAGAGCACCATCGGCGTGGAATCCTGCCAGGCAGTGTGCAGGCCAACGTGCGCGTTGGCGGCGCCCGGCCCGCGCGTGACCATGGCGATCCCGGGCAGCTGCTGCATCTTGCCGGCAGCCTCGGCCATATACGCGGCCCCGCCTTCGTGCCGGCACACGATCGTCTCGATCGGTGAGTGGTGCAGCCCGTCCAGCACATCCAAGAAGCTCTCACCGGGCACCACGTACGTGCGTTCCACCCCGTGGGCAGCCAGCGAATCAACAATCACATGGCCTGCCGACTTGGTGGCGGGGGCGTCGGAAAAGGTGCATGCCTGAGGCAGCTCTGACATCGTTGTCATCTCGTCACTTTCGTTGCTCGAATCAAAGGCGCCGCCAGACTGTCAACGACGTTCGAAATCCCCCAGCGGGCCACCCATCTCGGCTCTGAGGTGGGATTATCGTAACCGCACGGGGTTCTAATCCGGTGAAGTGTGACGAAGGCCGAACTCTGCGCCACAGCGCCTCGAGCCCGGGTCAGGCAGTGGTGCCCAGCCCCGCTCAGCCCGATCAGCGCCGGGCGGCATCCGCAGCGAGAATGGGCGCCATGCTTTCGCGCATGTAATCGGCAACCTCGGTTTGGGTGACGGCCACATCAAGCACGAAGAGGCCCTCGGCACCGGCGCAGAGCCATTCCTTGAGCATCTGAAGGTCGGACAGGGAACGCACTTTCACGCCCTGCGCACCCATGGCAATGCCGAGGGCGCTGAAGTCGACTTCCGGGATCTGCATGGCGGTATCGTCCAGGCCGCGGGCTGCGTACTGATGGACTTCGGCGCCGTAAGCGGCGTCGTTGAAGACCACCATCACACCGCTCGGAATGGCACGGACAGCTGATTCGAGGTCGGCCAGGGCCATCAGGGCCCCGCCGTCGCCGGCGATCAGCACGGTGGTGCGGTCCGGGCGGGCCACCGCCGCACCCACCGCTGCAGGGATTCCCAGGCCGATGGACTGGAACGCGGTGCCCACCATCATGAGGCCCTGCGGATCGGGCGCCTCGCAGTACATCGGGATCCAGCCGCAGAAGTGCCCGCCGTCCTGGACGATGGTGCGCTCGGTCGGCAGGAGGGTATCGAGGGCCTGGGCGACGGCGCGCGGGTTCAGCCGGCCGTCGGCCGCAAATTCCTCTGCCGGCTGGTCCTGGGCGAACGCGGAAGTGGTCACCTCAGGGTGTTCGGTCCGCCAGCCGTCGACGGCGGAGACCGCGGCGGTCAGCGCAAGGGCCGTTTCCCGGACATCGGCCTGCACAAAGGTGGAGACCCGGGGGTTGGTCGGGGCGGCAAGTTCATCGATCTGGATGACCTCGGCATCCTCGGCGAACAGCGAGCCGTACCTGGTCTGGAAGGCATTGAGGCTGGCGCCGGCCACGAGGACCAGGTCAGCGGAGCGCATCAGCTGCAGCGGCGCCATCCGTGCGAACCCGCCGGCGATGCCCAGGTCCCAGGGGGTATCGAGGCTGTTGCGGGCCATGACGGAGGTGGCGAACAGGGCGCCGAGCTTATCGCCCAGCTCCACCAGGGCCGTCCCCGCGCCGGAGATCACGGCGCCGTTGCCGGCCAGGAAAAGCGGGCGCTTGGCCCGGTTCAGCAGGGTAGCCAGGTGTTCGACGACGGCGGGTTCCGGTGCCGTCCGAACGACCGGCAGCGGCTGTGCTGAAGTTTCCTGAGGCCCGGCGGGTTCGTTGGAGAGGTCGTAGGGAATGGACAGGACAACGGGGCACCGTTCGCGGCGGGCGGTGGACCAGGCTTCTTCCGCGAGACGCTCGGCGTTTCCGGTGCCGACGCTGAGGGTCAGGACGCCCAGGCCCCGGGCGACCATCAACTGGTCGATGTCCCACGGCCGGGGACCGGTGGTCGGCGCTTCGCCCACGACAACCACCATGGGCGTGCGTGCCTTGGCCGCTTCGGTGAGGGCGGTCAGGGAGTTGGTGAACCCTGCCCCGTAGGTCACCGTTGCCACCGCAACTTTGCCCGAGGCCCGGTAATAGGCGTCGGCCATGGCGACTGTTCCGGCCTCATGCCGGGCGCTGATATACGGCAGGCCCCGGGCGGTGAGGTTGGAGGTGAAAAACGCGTTGCCGTTGCCCATCAGGCCAAAAACAACCTCGGTGTGCCGCGCGCATACCTCGGCGACGACGTCGGAAACGTTCGGGTGCTCTGTCATGTCTGTATTCCTTGAGGTTAGTGCAGGGGTGCCAGCAGGGCGGCGGCGTGCCGGGCCACGTCCAGGATCCGGTCGTTGGCCTCGGGAGAACCAACGGTGATGCGGATGCCTTCGTCGGCGAAGACGCGCACGGAGAGGGCTTTCTCCTCGAACAGTGCGGCCAGTGCCGCGGTGTGGTCTCCGCTGTCGAGCCAGAGGAAGTTCGCCTCCGAGGGCTGGACGGGCAGGCCGGCCTCCAGCAGGCCTTCGTGCAGGCGGCGGCGCTCCTGAACAAGGATGTCGATCCGCTCCTGCAGTTCGTTCTCGGCCTGCAGGGAGGCCACGCCGGCGGTCTGGGCCAGCGACGTCACGCCAAACGGAACGGCGACCTTGCGCAGGTTGGTGACCAGTTCCGGTGCCGCGATGGCGTAGCCCAGCCGCAGCCCGGCCAGGCCGTAGGCCTTCGAGAACGTGTGCAGCACTGCAACGTTGGGGTACTTGCGGAACATGTCGATGCCGACGGCGGTGTCCGCGTCGCGGTTGAAGTGGACGTAGGCCTCATCGAGGACGACGAGCGTGTCAGCGGGCACCGACTGGATGAACGCCTCCACCGCCGCGGCGCTGAGCACTGCGCCGGTGGGGTTGTTCGGGTTGCAGACAAAAATCAGCCGCGTCCTCGGGGTGACCGCGGCAGCCATCGCGGCGAGGTCATGCCCGCCGTCGGCCGTCAGCGGAATGGGCTGCGGTGTGGCGCCCGCGGAGGTGGCCAGCAGCGGGTAGGCCTCGAAGGACCGCCAGGCAAACATCACCTGGTCGCCCGGGTTCGTGACGGCGAGGATGATCTGGCTGGCGACCTCAACGGACCCGGCGCCGAGTGCAATGTTCTCCGCGGAGACGCCCCACCGGCCGGCGATGGCAGCGGTGAGTTCCCCGGCCGCTATTTCCGGATACAGGTTGATGCTCGAAACCGCTCCGGTCACGGCCTCGATCACGGAGGGCAGCGGCGGGTACGGATTCTCATTGGAGGAAAGCTTGAATGCCTTGAGCCCGTTGGTGCCGCCGGGTGTTTTTCCCTGGCGGTAGGGCGGAAAGTTTTCGAGTCCGGCACGGTGCGGAATGTTCATGGGGGTTCTCCTGGTGAGCCGGAGGTGAAAGATAGTCGCAGCGCCGGAGCGCTTCCCGACGAGGCTAGGGTAATTTCGCTCACATAAACAAGCTGCACAGCGATCGCCGGACAGAGTGCATCATAAAACGACCCGCAGTGCCTCTTTTTATGTACAAATTGCACAGTTTTCAGCGGCCAATTTGCCCACCCCATATTTTGTGACTAGCGTCACGTCGGGTGCCAGGCACGGACGGATCCTCTTCCACTCACCGGTTGTGCCGCGGGCAGCCCCTTGTTTTTCCGAGGCGGGTTTTCTCCGCCTCCCTACGCTTGTGAGGCATCTGCATGACTGCTGATACGACAACAACCGGTGCGCTGCGCGCGACGCGGCCCGGACTGGGACGATCGATGAATTCCCGGCAACTGACCATGATGGGCCTGGGCAGTGCCATCGGTGCCGGACTCTTTCTCGGCTCGGGTGTGGGCGTGCAGGCAGCCGGACCGGCCGTCCTGATTTCCTATCTGGTTGCCGGCGCCCTGGTCATCATCGTGATGCAGGCCCTGGGTGAACTGGCAGCAGCGAATCCCAGCAGCGGGGCGTTTTCCGTCTACACGCAAAAGGCCTTCGGCAAGACTGCCGGTTCCGCCGTCGGCTGGCTTTGGTGGTTCCAGCTTGTGGTGGTGATCGCCGCCGAAGCCATCGGTGCTGCCGGTCTTCTCTCCTCCGTTCTGCCGACTGTCCCGGTCTGGCTGATGGCCCTGTCCTTCATCGCCGTGTTCACCCTCATCAATGCGACGGGAGTGAAGAACTACGGTGAGTTCGAGTTCTGGTTCGCCATCCTCAAGGTCGCCGCCATCATCGTGTTCCTGGCGATCGGCGCGGCTCTGGTTTTCGGCTGGCTGCCCAACGTCGCCTCCCCCGGGCTGGGCAACCTCTTTGACCACGGCGGTTTTGCTCCGGCCGGCTGGCCCGGCATCGCGGCCGCCCTGCTCGTGGTGGTCTTTGCCTTTGGCGGCACGGAGATCGTCAGCGTCGCCGCGGCTGAAACGGCCGATCCGGTCCGGAGCGTGGGCAAGGCCATCCGGACGGTTGTCTGGCGGATCCTGGTCTTC
This window harbors:
- a CDS encoding thiamine pyrophosphate-binding protein, whose protein sequence is MTEHPNVSDVVAEVCARHTEVVFGLMGNGNAFFTSNLTARGLPYISARHEAGTVAMADAYYRASGKVAVATVTYGAGFTNSLTALTEAAKARTPMVVVVGEAPTTGPRPWDIDQLMVARGLGVLTLSVGTGNAERLAEEAWSTARRERCPVVLSIPYDLSNEPAGPQETSAQPLPVVRTAPEPAVVEHLATLLNRAKRPLFLAGNGAVISGAGTALVELGDKLGALFATSVMARNSLDTPWDLGIAGGFARMAPLQLMRSADLVLVAGASLNAFQTRYGSLFAEDAEVIQIDELAAPTNPRVSTFVQADVRETALALTAAVSAVDGWRTEHPEVTTSAFAQDQPAEEFAADGRLNPRAVAQALDTLLPTERTIVQDGGHFCGWIPMYCEAPDPQGLMMVGTAFQSIGLGIPAAVGAAVARPDRTTVLIAGDGGALMALADLESAVRAIPSGVMVVFNDAAYGAEVHQYAARGLDDTAMQIPEVDFSALGIAMGAQGVKVRSLSDLQMLKEWLCAGAEGLFVLDVAVTQTEVADYMRESMAPILAADAARR
- the hisC gene encoding histidinol-phosphate transaminase, with the protein product MNIPHRAGLENFPPYRQGKTPGGTNGLKAFKLSSNENPYPPLPSVIEAVTGAVSSINLYPEIAAGELTAAIAGRWGVSAENIALGAGSVEVASQIILAVTNPGDQVMFAWRSFEAYPLLATSAGATPQPIPLTADGGHDLAAMAAAVTPRTRLIFVCNPNNPTGAVLSAAAVEAFIQSVPADTLVVLDEAYVHFNRDADTAVGIDMFRKYPNVAVLHTFSKAYGLAGLRLGYAIAAPELVTNLRKVAVPFGVTSLAQTAGVASLQAENELQERIDILVQERRRLHEGLLEAGLPVQPSEANFLWLDSGDHTAALAALFEEKALSVRVFADEGIRITVGSPEANDRILDVARHAAALLAPLH
- a CDS encoding amino acid permease, whose translation is MTADTTTTGALRATRPGLGRSMNSRQLTMMGLGSAIGAGLFLGSGVGVQAAGPAVLISYLVAGALVIIVMQALGELAAANPSSGAFSVYTQKAFGKTAGSAVGWLWWFQLVVVIAAEAIGAAGLLSSVLPTVPVWLMALSFIAVFTLINATGVKNYGEFEFWFAILKVAAIIVFLAIGAALVFGWLPNVASPGLGNLFDHGGFAPAGWPGIAAALLVVVFAFGGTEIVSVAAAETADPVRSVGKAIRTVVWRILVFYIGSLTVIVLVVPWESEALSSPFAAVLATAQIPGAETAIVLVAAVALLSALNANLYGASRMLYSLAERGDAPKAVLKLNKAKAPVLAVLLSVAVGIVSTVLELFFPDRVLPALLNLVGSTILLVWASVLLSQFVLRRKADRTGQDLMLRMRAFPYLTLAGIGLLATILILSCFDGAARTQLLSTVALTACIAAGCWWAHRSRDRRPAPTDA
- a CDS encoding thiamine pyrophosphate-dependent enzyme → MTTMSELPQACTFSDAPATKSAGHVIVDSLAAHGVERTYVVPGESFLDVLDGLHHSPIETIVCRHEGGAAYMAEAAGKMQQLPGIAMVTRGPGAANAHVGLHTAWQDSTPMVLFVGLIPFEHRDREAFQEFDIKAWFDTGAKRVMVLDHPERASEIVAEAIFAAMSGRPGPVVVGLPEDIIRKEISAVLHPPIPVAPGGMTVTDWKALQAALKEADKPLFVTGGNDWTQEGADALTRWLEEHHLPAAAEWRCEGTVPFDSPSYVGPIGYGRPKPTYDLLEETDLLVFVGTVPGDVLTDGFVARQDWGKKNFLVTIDPSLRGRSGPVSYQIVAKPDVFVRDLVLMDLPVKDEWKAWTSRMRGEQESFAALPTAAPGQGPAKMDTLMAHLVPTLPDDAMVTLGAGEHTNWAHRYFPTKRYASMVSARNGSMGYSVPSAVAASLTYPGRRVVTIAGDGEFLMNGQELATAAQYGATPLVIVMDNQEYGTIRTHQERHYPDRVSGTQLKNPEFAVMAQAFGGFGIKVERDPDVPAAVEAALRAIDVDKTFALIHLVVEQRVRAY